Proteins encoded together in one Porites lutea chromosome 2, jaPorLute2.1, whole genome shotgun sequence window:
- the LOC140926471 gene encoding uncharacterized protein — protein sequence MENLKNTEFGQDANLRAKKKLRNRTDVLDKAQLSPNDKAKIKALLDVHNAIQFMSLEESEDNEEGASDPPPRYIRPLCSERSKLRNINAVLDAFSEAHMSKRQKKRTARKITREVDKYLSDRPVPNNCPSWAVCQ from the exons atggaaaacttgaagaacACAGAATTCGGACAAGATGCCAATTTGAGAGCTAAAAAG aaATTGAGGAATCGCACAGACGTGTTGGACAAGGCACAACTTTCTCCGAAtgacaaagccaaaataaaggctttattagacGTACACAATGCTATCCAATTTATGTCTTTGGAGGAGAGTGAAGACAATGAAGAGGGGGCCAGCGATCCACCACCCAGGTACATCAGGCCACTATGCTCAGAGAGGTCAAAGTTAAGAAACATCAATGCTGTTCTTGACGCCTTTAGTGAGGCTCACATgtcaaagaggcaaaaaaaaagaacagccaGGAAAATAACCAGAGAGGTTGATAAATACTTGTCAGACAGACCAGTACCAAATAACTGCCCTTCATGGGCAGTATGCCAATAA